The following proteins come from a genomic window of Triticum aestivum cultivar Chinese Spring chromosome 6A, IWGSC CS RefSeq v2.1, whole genome shotgun sequence:
- the LOC123131806 gene encoding putative disease resistance protein RGA3 isoform X1, whose amino-acid sequence MAMVLDAFASYVLNMLTEMAREEVHMLLGFRREIDKMDIKLRDLKNFLADADKRNITDKSVQEWVGELKRAMYEVADILDLCQLKAMERRPSTLDMWCFNPLLFCMRNPSHAHDIGTRIKALNKRLDTIKEQSTAFSFINLSAYEDRSSKVQTSNSGNTSRETSGGFDRLGVVGEKIEEDTRKLVEIMLTEKEGNTNIMVVAIVGVGGIGKTTLAQKVFSDETVKDEFDKTIWLSINQNIDKVELLRTIITLAGGIHGGEKALAVLQPILSTALTGKKLLLVLDDVWSHGAWGDILEIPLANVVAQGSRVLVTTRDERVARGMKAVLPYHHIDKLGEEDAWLLLKKQIVSSEINEHEVDTLKDIGLKIIAKCDGLPLAVKVMGGLLCQKDNKRRDWEMVLDDSIWSVSGMPEVLNHAVHLSYEDLPSCIKQCFLCYSLLPKTALFGRDDIIGMWISEGFLHGPSDDLEELGSKYYKELILRNLIEPNAQYLDQCVCNMHDVVRSFAQFVARDEALTALSGETNIDSKLSAHKFLRLSLESKASESDGLDWSSLEAQKTLRTLISVGHINMKSSDSLVHFPCLRTLHIDSAHDVRLVESLHEFKHLRYLSLQNSDISCLPDSIGKMKFLQYINLRGCQQFVELPHSIVKLWKLRYLNFNKTSISGIPRGFCDLKNLRIIHGFPARIDGEWCSVEELGPLYRLKHVGIQGLENLTTSSSAAKAKLGEKVHLTNLDLTCSSILGDNGLIREEDMVSEEEQQRIEKVFDELCPPPRLEYLAIEGYFGRWLPRWMMSSSAVPLKSLRTLMIDDLACCTQLPDGLCQLPYLEFIQINRAPAIKRVGPDFLQSYHQHSPRPSQVVIAFPRLHVMNLAGMVEWEEWEWEEQVQAFPVLQNLALISCKLRRLPPGLAYQARALNVLSIQQVQGLSSLENFGSLVELEVAGGLDLERITNLPRLKKLTIKNCSKVKLLEGVPALQTLVLVDLDMETIPEYMRGINARHLELYCSLALLASIAAGQSGPLWDKFSHVEHVKAYAQEGDTPRKWFVLYTANPYNLETNVSRSFMSRGTLSSFEDTQRFESIFRMTRKTFSYICSLVCVPSLEDMNRYTFVDGRVLCLEDRVAIALRMLYSSEPPETLGSSVDVNKSIILSVTERFIDAVFKRARHHLCWPDSSKMDKIKSMFGKIYNMHNCCGVICTTHIPFGPNCDHEKNGSIQMQVVVDTETRFMNIWLEVADSVTKLSILHDSEIFEGCEKRDWLNGSKLKAALDGSEVREYIIGDAGYPLLSWLITPYQEDLSDSKVEFNRRHSAATTCAPKALAWFQDTWKYLQGDAWWPVNPETMSKIICAFCMLHNIVIDMEEDAAVQNIENVRRLKNEDAVRVRDMLLQHFLIGRSSESGVGSVDTEEDEELAASLSRSSSLSQTPSGSGDEDKEQEAQRRTDC is encoded by the exons ATGGCGATGGTCCTAGATGCTTTTGCGTCCTATGTGCTAAACATGCTAACGGAGATGGCGAGGGAAGAGGTGCACATGCTGCTTGGATTCAGACGGGAGATCGACAAGATGGACATTAAACTTAGGGACCTCAAAAACTTCCTCGCCGATGCTGACAAGAGAAACATCACCGACAAGAGTGTGCAAGAGTGGGTGGGCGAGCTCAAGCGTGCCATGTATGAAGTTGCTGATATACTTGACCTCTGCCAGCTCAAGGCCATGGAGCGCCGTCCGTCCACTTTAGATATGTGGTGCTTCAACCCCTTGCTCTTTTGCATGCGGAATCCCTCCCATGCCCACGACATCGGCACCCGCATCAAGGCGCTCAACAAGAGGCTCGACACCATCAAGGAGCAAAGCACTGCTTTCAGCTTCATCAATCTTAGTGCCTACGAGGATCGTAGCAGCAAGGTGCAAACATCTAATTCTGGTAATACCAGCCGTGAGACCTCAGGAGGGTTTGATCGGTTGGGTGTAGTTGGGGAGAAGATCGAAGAGGACACCAGAAAGCTGGTTGAGATCATGCTGACTGAAAAGGAGGGAAATACCAACATCATGGTGGTCGCTATTGTTGGCGTAGGCGGGATCGGTAAGACCACCCTTGCCCAGAAGGTCTTCAGTGATGAAACCGTTAAGGACGAGTTTGACAAGACGATATGGTTGAGCATCAACCAGAACATTGATAAGGTTGAGTTGCTCAGGACAATCATCACGCTCGCAGGGGGCATACACGGAGGTGAAAAGGCGTTGGCTGTGCTTCAGCCAATCCTTAGTACTGCCTTGACAGGGAAAAAGCTATTGCTGGTGCTAGATGATGTGTGGAGCCACGGAGCATGGGGTGATATCCTTGAAATACCATTGGCTAATGTTGTCGCCCAAGGTAGTCGAGTCCTTGTCACTACTAGAGATGAAAGAGTTGCCCGAGGGATGAAAGCTGTGCTTCCTTACCACCACATCGACAAATTAGGGGAGGAGGATGCCTGGTTATTGCTCAAAAAACAG ATAGTCTCAAGTGAAATAAATGAACATGAAGTTGATACGCTCAAAGATATTGGGCTGAAAATTATAGCGAAATGTGATGGTTTGCCTCTTGCTGTTAAAGTAATGGGAGGACTCTTGTGTCAAAAGGACAATAAGCGCCGTGACTGGGAGATGGTTCTGGATGATTCCATATGGTCAGTATCTGGAATGCCTGAAGTGCTAAACCATGCAGTACATTTAAGCTATGAAGATTTACCTTCTTGCATCAAGCAATGCTTTCTATGCTACTCCCTTCTCCCCAAAACTGCATTGTTTGGAAGAGATGACATAATTGGCATGTGGATTAGTGAAGGATTTCTTCATGGACCCTCAGACGACTTAGAAGAATTAGGGAGCAAGTACTATAAGGAGCTGATACTGAGGAACCTTATAGAGCCAAATGCACAGTACCTTGATCAATGTGTCTGCAACATGCATGATGTTGTGCGCTCATTTGCTCAATTTGTGGCTAGAGATGAGGCATTGACAGCTCTCAGTGGAGAAACTAATATTGATAGTAAACTTAGTGCACATAAATTTCTTCGATTATCTCTTGAAAGCAAAGCATCAGAATCAGATGGGCTAGACTGGAGTTCTTTAGAAGCACAAAAGACATTGAGAACACTAATATCAGTTGGCCATATAAATATGAAGTCTAGTGATTCATTGGTTCATTTTCCATGTCTACGGACACTACATATTGATTCTGCACATGATGTTAGATTGGTAGAATCTTTGCATGAATTCAAGCACCTGCGGTACTTGTCCTTACAGAACTCTGATATATCTTGTCTGCCAGATAGCATTGGTAAGATGAAATTTTTGCAGTACATTAACCTTAGAGGATGCCAGCAATTTGTGGAACTTCCACATAGCATTGTAAAGTTATGGAAGCTAAGGTATCTTAACTTCAATAAAACAAGTATAAGTGGCATACCTAGGGGGTTCTGTGATCTGAAAAATTTGAGGATAATACATGGGTTTCCAGCTCGGATAGATGGTGAGTGGTGCAGTGTGGAAGAGTTGGGCCCTCTTTATCGGCTCAAGCATGTTGGAATACAGGGGTTAGAGAATTTAACTACTTCCTCGTCTGCAGCAAAGGCAAAGCTTGGTGAGAAGGTGCATCTTACCAACCTAGACTTAACATGCAGTAGTATATTGGGTGACAATGGGCTGATTAGAGAGGAAGATATGGTCTCTGAGGAAGAGCAACAACGAATAGAGAAGGTGTTTGATGAGCTCTGCCCTCCGCCCAGGTTAGAATATCTTGCCATTGAAGGATATTTTGGCCGATGGCTCCCAAGGTGGATGATGTCATCATCAGCTGTGCCCCTAAAGAGCTTGAGAACTTTGATGATTGACGACCTGGCTTGCTGCACACAGCTTCCTGATGGCTTATGTCAGCTCCCTTATTTGGAGTTCATTCAGATCAACCGTGCTCCAGCCATCAAGCGTGTTGGACCAGATTTCCTGCAATCCTACCATCAGCACAGCCCTCGTCCTTCCCAGGTGGTTATCGCATTTCCGAGATTGCATGTGATGAATTTAGCGGGAATGGTGGAATGGGAAGAGTGGGAGTGGGAGGAGCAAGTGCAAGCCTTTCCTGTCTTACAGAATCTTGCGCTAATTAGCTGTAAATTGCGGCGTCTTCCTCCGGGCCTTGCCTACCAGGCAAGAGCTTTGAATGTATTGTCCATACAACAAGTCCAGGGTCTCAGCTCTCTAGAGAACTTTGGATCTCTGGTCGAGCTGGAAGTGGCTGGAGGCCTTGACCTAGAGAGGATCACTAATCTCCCCAGACTAAAGAAGCTTACCATCAAGAACTGCTCAAAGGTGAAGTTGCTAGAAGGTGTTCCTGCACTCCAGACTCTCGTGCTCGTGGATTTAGACATGGAGACAATCCCAGAATACATGAGAGGTATAAATGCAAGGCATTTGGAGCTCTACTGCAGCCTAGCACTGCTCGCTTCCATAGCCGCCGGGCAATCTGGTCCTTTGTGGGACAAGTTCAGCCATGTTGAGCATGTCAAGGCATATGCACAGGAAGGAGATACTCCAAGAAAATGGTTTGTCCTGTACACAGCTAATCCCTACAACTTGGAGACAAATGTCAGCCGCTCTTTCATGTCCAGAG GAACCTTATCTTCTTTTGAGGACACACAAAGATTTGAATCAATCTTCAGAATGACAAGAAAAACCTTTAGCTACATCTGCAGCTTGGTGTGTGTGCCGTCATTGGAAGATATGAACAGGTATACCTTTGTCGACGGGAGGGTACTCTGCCTGGAAGATCGAGTGGCCATTGCTCTAAGAATGTTGTACTCTAGCGAGCCACCGGAGACTTTAGGATCCTCTGTTGATGTGAACAAGTCAATCATCTTGTCGGTAACTGAGAGGTTTATTGATGCTGTGTTCAAGCGAGCAAGGCACCACTTGTGCTGGCCAGACTCCAGTAAAATGGATAAGATCAAATCCATGTTTGGCAAGATCTACAATATGCATAACTGTTGCGGTGTTATATGTACAACTCACATCCCATTTGGACCAAACTGCGACCATGAGAAAAATGGCAGCATTCAAATGCAAGTCGTCGTTGATACAGAGACAAGGTTCATGAACATTTGGTTGGAAGTGGCAGATAGCGTGACTAAGTTGAGCATTTTGCATGACTCTGAAATCTTTGAGGGGTGTGAGAAGCGTGATTGGTTGAATGGCAGCAAGCTGAAGGCAGCATTAGATGGGTCAGAAGTCAGGGAATACATAATTGGTGATGCAGGATACCCTCTTCTCTCATGGCTAATCACACCTTACCAGGAAGACCTCTCAGACTCCAAGGTAGAGTTCAATAGGAGACACTCTGCAGCCACAACCTGCGCGCCAAAGGCGCTGGCGTGGTTCCAAGATACATGGAAGTACCTGCAGGGAGATGCGTGGTGGCCGGTCAATCCGGAAACTATGTCTAAGATTATCTGTGCCTTCTGCATGTTGCATAACATAGTCATAGATATGGAGGAGGATGCAGCAGTGCAGAACATTGAGAATGTTCGCCGGTTGAAAAATGAAGATGCCGTCAGGGTAAGGGATATGCTGTTACAACACTTCTTGATTGGAAGGTCATCTGAATCAGGAG TTGGCTCAGTAGATACAGAGGAGGACGAAGAATTAGCTGCATCATTATCCAGAAGCTCATCATTATCCCAGACTCCTAGTGGCTCAGGAGATGAAGACAAGGAACAAGAAGCACAGAGAAGAACAGATTGCTAA
- the LOC123131806 gene encoding putative disease resistance protein RGA3 isoform X3, whose product MAMVLDAFASYVLNMLTEMAREEVHMLLGFRREIDKMDIKLRDLKNFLADADKRNITDKSVQEWVGELKRAMYEVADILDLCQLKAMERRPSTLDMWCFNPLLFCMRNPSHAHDIGTRIKALNKRLDTIKEQSTAFSFINLSAYEDRSSKVQTSNSGNTSRETSGGFDRLGVVGEKIEEDTRKLVEIMLTEKEGNTNIMVVAIVGVGGIGKTTLAQKVFSDETVKDEFDKTIWLSINQNIDKVELLRTIITLAGGIHGGEKALAVLQPILSTALTGKKLLLVLDDVWSHGAWGDILEIPLANVVAQGSRVLVTTRDERVARGMKAVLPYHHIDKLGEEDAWLLLKKQIVSSEINEHEVDTLKDIGLKIIAKCDGLPLAVKVMGGLLCQKDNKRRDWEMVLDDSIWSVSGMPEVLNHAVHLSYEDLPSCIKQCFLCYSLLPKTALFGRDDIIGMWISEGFLHGPSDDLEELGSKYYKELILRNLIEPNAQYLDQCVCNMHDVVRSFAQFVARDEALTALSGETNIDSKLSAHKFLRLSLESKASESDGLDWSSLEAQKTLRTLISVGHINMKSSDSLVHFPCLRTLHIDSAHDVRLVESLHEFKHLRYLSLQNSDISCLPDSIGKMKFLQYINLRGCQQFVELPHSIVKLWKLRYLNFNKTSISGIPRGFCDLKNLRIIHGFPARIDGEWCSVEELGPLYRLKHVGIQGLENLTTSSSAAKAKLGEKVHLTNLDLTCSSILGDNGLIREEDMVSEEEQQRIEKVFDELCPPPRLEYLAIEGYFGRWLPRWMMSSSAVPLKSLRTLMIDDLACCTQLPDGLCQLPYLEFIQINRAPAIKRVGPDFLQSYHQHSPRPSQVVIAFPRLHVMNLAGMVEWEEWEWEEQVQAFPVLQNLALISCKLRRLPPGLAYQARALNVLSIQQVQGLSSLENFGSLVELEVAGGLDLERITNLPRLKKLTIKNCSKVKLLEGVPALQTLVLVDLDMETIPEYMRGINARHLELYCSLALLASIAAGQSGPLWDKFSHVEHVKAYAQEGDTPRKWFVLYTANPYNLETNVSRSFMSRGTLSSFEDTQRFESIFRMTRKTFSYICSLVCVPSLEDMNRYTFVDGRVLCLEDRVAIALRMLYSSEPPETLGSSVDVNKSIILSVTERFIDAVFKRARHHLCWPDSSKMDKIKSMFGKIYNMHNCCGVICTTHIPFGPNCDHEKNGSIQMQVVVDTETRFMNIWLEVADSVTKLSILHDSEIFEGCEKRDWLNGSKLKAALDGSEVREYIIGDAGYPLLSWLITPYQEDLSDSKVEFNRRHSAATTCAPKALAWFQDTWKYLQGDAWWPVNPETMSKIICAFCMLHNIVIDMEEDAAVQNIENVRRLKNEDAVRVRDMLLQHFLIGRSSESGEEDEELAASLSRSSSLSQTPSGSGDEDKEQEAQRRTDC is encoded by the exons ATGGCGATGGTCCTAGATGCTTTTGCGTCCTATGTGCTAAACATGCTAACGGAGATGGCGAGGGAAGAGGTGCACATGCTGCTTGGATTCAGACGGGAGATCGACAAGATGGACATTAAACTTAGGGACCTCAAAAACTTCCTCGCCGATGCTGACAAGAGAAACATCACCGACAAGAGTGTGCAAGAGTGGGTGGGCGAGCTCAAGCGTGCCATGTATGAAGTTGCTGATATACTTGACCTCTGCCAGCTCAAGGCCATGGAGCGCCGTCCGTCCACTTTAGATATGTGGTGCTTCAACCCCTTGCTCTTTTGCATGCGGAATCCCTCCCATGCCCACGACATCGGCACCCGCATCAAGGCGCTCAACAAGAGGCTCGACACCATCAAGGAGCAAAGCACTGCTTTCAGCTTCATCAATCTTAGTGCCTACGAGGATCGTAGCAGCAAGGTGCAAACATCTAATTCTGGTAATACCAGCCGTGAGACCTCAGGAGGGTTTGATCGGTTGGGTGTAGTTGGGGAGAAGATCGAAGAGGACACCAGAAAGCTGGTTGAGATCATGCTGACTGAAAAGGAGGGAAATACCAACATCATGGTGGTCGCTATTGTTGGCGTAGGCGGGATCGGTAAGACCACCCTTGCCCAGAAGGTCTTCAGTGATGAAACCGTTAAGGACGAGTTTGACAAGACGATATGGTTGAGCATCAACCAGAACATTGATAAGGTTGAGTTGCTCAGGACAATCATCACGCTCGCAGGGGGCATACACGGAGGTGAAAAGGCGTTGGCTGTGCTTCAGCCAATCCTTAGTACTGCCTTGACAGGGAAAAAGCTATTGCTGGTGCTAGATGATGTGTGGAGCCACGGAGCATGGGGTGATATCCTTGAAATACCATTGGCTAATGTTGTCGCCCAAGGTAGTCGAGTCCTTGTCACTACTAGAGATGAAAGAGTTGCCCGAGGGATGAAAGCTGTGCTTCCTTACCACCACATCGACAAATTAGGGGAGGAGGATGCCTGGTTATTGCTCAAAAAACAG ATAGTCTCAAGTGAAATAAATGAACATGAAGTTGATACGCTCAAAGATATTGGGCTGAAAATTATAGCGAAATGTGATGGTTTGCCTCTTGCTGTTAAAGTAATGGGAGGACTCTTGTGTCAAAAGGACAATAAGCGCCGTGACTGGGAGATGGTTCTGGATGATTCCATATGGTCAGTATCTGGAATGCCTGAAGTGCTAAACCATGCAGTACATTTAAGCTATGAAGATTTACCTTCTTGCATCAAGCAATGCTTTCTATGCTACTCCCTTCTCCCCAAAACTGCATTGTTTGGAAGAGATGACATAATTGGCATGTGGATTAGTGAAGGATTTCTTCATGGACCCTCAGACGACTTAGAAGAATTAGGGAGCAAGTACTATAAGGAGCTGATACTGAGGAACCTTATAGAGCCAAATGCACAGTACCTTGATCAATGTGTCTGCAACATGCATGATGTTGTGCGCTCATTTGCTCAATTTGTGGCTAGAGATGAGGCATTGACAGCTCTCAGTGGAGAAACTAATATTGATAGTAAACTTAGTGCACATAAATTTCTTCGATTATCTCTTGAAAGCAAAGCATCAGAATCAGATGGGCTAGACTGGAGTTCTTTAGAAGCACAAAAGACATTGAGAACACTAATATCAGTTGGCCATATAAATATGAAGTCTAGTGATTCATTGGTTCATTTTCCATGTCTACGGACACTACATATTGATTCTGCACATGATGTTAGATTGGTAGAATCTTTGCATGAATTCAAGCACCTGCGGTACTTGTCCTTACAGAACTCTGATATATCTTGTCTGCCAGATAGCATTGGTAAGATGAAATTTTTGCAGTACATTAACCTTAGAGGATGCCAGCAATTTGTGGAACTTCCACATAGCATTGTAAAGTTATGGAAGCTAAGGTATCTTAACTTCAATAAAACAAGTATAAGTGGCATACCTAGGGGGTTCTGTGATCTGAAAAATTTGAGGATAATACATGGGTTTCCAGCTCGGATAGATGGTGAGTGGTGCAGTGTGGAAGAGTTGGGCCCTCTTTATCGGCTCAAGCATGTTGGAATACAGGGGTTAGAGAATTTAACTACTTCCTCGTCTGCAGCAAAGGCAAAGCTTGGTGAGAAGGTGCATCTTACCAACCTAGACTTAACATGCAGTAGTATATTGGGTGACAATGGGCTGATTAGAGAGGAAGATATGGTCTCTGAGGAAGAGCAACAACGAATAGAGAAGGTGTTTGATGAGCTCTGCCCTCCGCCCAGGTTAGAATATCTTGCCATTGAAGGATATTTTGGCCGATGGCTCCCAAGGTGGATGATGTCATCATCAGCTGTGCCCCTAAAGAGCTTGAGAACTTTGATGATTGACGACCTGGCTTGCTGCACACAGCTTCCTGATGGCTTATGTCAGCTCCCTTATTTGGAGTTCATTCAGATCAACCGTGCTCCAGCCATCAAGCGTGTTGGACCAGATTTCCTGCAATCCTACCATCAGCACAGCCCTCGTCCTTCCCAGGTGGTTATCGCATTTCCGAGATTGCATGTGATGAATTTAGCGGGAATGGTGGAATGGGAAGAGTGGGAGTGGGAGGAGCAAGTGCAAGCCTTTCCTGTCTTACAGAATCTTGCGCTAATTAGCTGTAAATTGCGGCGTCTTCCTCCGGGCCTTGCCTACCAGGCAAGAGCTTTGAATGTATTGTCCATACAACAAGTCCAGGGTCTCAGCTCTCTAGAGAACTTTGGATCTCTGGTCGAGCTGGAAGTGGCTGGAGGCCTTGACCTAGAGAGGATCACTAATCTCCCCAGACTAAAGAAGCTTACCATCAAGAACTGCTCAAAGGTGAAGTTGCTAGAAGGTGTTCCTGCACTCCAGACTCTCGTGCTCGTGGATTTAGACATGGAGACAATCCCAGAATACATGAGAGGTATAAATGCAAGGCATTTGGAGCTCTACTGCAGCCTAGCACTGCTCGCTTCCATAGCCGCCGGGCAATCTGGTCCTTTGTGGGACAAGTTCAGCCATGTTGAGCATGTCAAGGCATATGCACAGGAAGGAGATACTCCAAGAAAATGGTTTGTCCTGTACACAGCTAATCCCTACAACTTGGAGACAAATGTCAGCCGCTCTTTCATGTCCAGAG GAACCTTATCTTCTTTTGAGGACACACAAAGATTTGAATCAATCTTCAGAATGACAAGAAAAACCTTTAGCTACATCTGCAGCTTGGTGTGTGTGCCGTCATTGGAAGATATGAACAGGTATACCTTTGTCGACGGGAGGGTACTCTGCCTGGAAGATCGAGTGGCCATTGCTCTAAGAATGTTGTACTCTAGCGAGCCACCGGAGACTTTAGGATCCTCTGTTGATGTGAACAAGTCAATCATCTTGTCGGTAACTGAGAGGTTTATTGATGCTGTGTTCAAGCGAGCAAGGCACCACTTGTGCTGGCCAGACTCCAGTAAAATGGATAAGATCAAATCCATGTTTGGCAAGATCTACAATATGCATAACTGTTGCGGTGTTATATGTACAACTCACATCCCATTTGGACCAAACTGCGACCATGAGAAAAATGGCAGCATTCAAATGCAAGTCGTCGTTGATACAGAGACAAGGTTCATGAACATTTGGTTGGAAGTGGCAGATAGCGTGACTAAGTTGAGCATTTTGCATGACTCTGAAATCTTTGAGGGGTGTGAGAAGCGTGATTGGTTGAATGGCAGCAAGCTGAAGGCAGCATTAGATGGGTCAGAAGTCAGGGAATACATAATTGGTGATGCAGGATACCCTCTTCTCTCATGGCTAATCACACCTTACCAGGAAGACCTCTCAGACTCCAAGGTAGAGTTCAATAGGAGACACTCTGCAGCCACAACCTGCGCGCCAAAGGCGCTGGCGTGGTTCCAAGATACATGGAAGTACCTGCAGGGAGATGCGTGGTGGCCGGTCAATCCGGAAACTATGTCTAAGATTATCTGTGCCTTCTGCATGTTGCATAACATAGTCATAGATATGGAGGAGGATGCAGCAGTGCAGAACATTGAGAATGTTCGCCGGTTGAAAAATGAAGATGCCGTCAGGGTAAGGGATATGCTGTTACAACACTTCTTGATTGGAAGGTCATCTGAATCAGGAG AGGAGGACGAAGAATTAGCTGCATCATTATCCAGAAGCTCATCATTATCCCAGACTCCTAGTGGCTCAGGAGATGAAGACAAGGAACAAGAAGCACAGAGAAGAACAGATTGCTAA